ATGGAATTCTTTCCACGTGACCTTTTGGAATACCGATGATTGAATGTAGTCATTAAAATATTTAAAAACCACATCGGTCCAAATGGCAGAACCGGTCCACTGACTAATCTTTAATGATTTTTCATTAGTGTTTCCAATTAATTTTAATGGACCACCACCTGAAGATGCCAAgctttccaatttttttacaCTTGTTtgctcaacaatttgagCAATGGCTTCACGTAAGATTGGATGACCTGGTTTGGCTTGAATAACAAATTGTGCGAATTGTAATCGACGAATTTGTTCCTTTCTCCAATCTGGAGATGATGAATCGGATTCAATGGCAATGATCATGCCAATATCTAAGGGACTGACATTTTCTGGTGTCCAATTAGGTATTGGTTGCAAGGGGTAAGTATCTATATCGGCGTAAACACCACCTTTTGCGTAAAGTATTAaatatttgaagaaatccatcttcattataGTTTCCGGTAACAATTCATACGCTTCAATCACTTCAGGGACTTGTTGGTAGAGATATTTGATAACGGTATGAGCAGTGTCATCATTGAATAATTCATGAACAAATCCAGGGTTCTTGAATGCCCATTGCGATTCACCTTGACGAaatttctcatcaaatCTTTCATCATTTAAGCCATGTTTCCACGATTGCCATATGTAAGCTGGAAATTTACTCTCGGAGTCATATGGATAGAGGTAAGTTAATTTATCCCTAATCGATGCCAGTGTTGGTGGACTTTTTAATAATTTTAGTTCTTGGAgaatcaacttgttttgttcttccaatttgttgatcttAGCATCTTGAGCTTGAAATAGtttcttgttcaacttttcaattttgttcaataatTCATCTTGATTCTTGCTATTTTCTGATGAtaaaaaattggataaaCCAAGGAGTTTATCATTCGGTAAGCTTGAAATTACCCCTTGTAAATCTTTTGTTGGTGTGAGGGATCCGGAGAAAAATGTGATAATTATTATAGCAAATGTAACAAGTGCAGTCCCTATTAGGATCTTGCGCCCCTTATTATTGGACAGACTTTGATATTTGGGCATGGCCTAGATGTAACTCCGGTTGTGAGAATTGTAGATGTATTGATCTCGTGTCTCTCATTGTAgatatttttttgttttttttcttctctcgATAGAGTCACGTGTATTGAGCgcttttgtttcaaacttcaattttgtaaGAGAGAGCATTTACAAGGTTCAAAGGAGTTGCATTTTGGTGCATGTCTTTAACTGTTGCCTAATTCTTTCCTCATATAAAGATGATCCGTGGATGAAATAATGTGCAATTGAGGCTGAAATCAAGATACTGTTTTACAAGTGCCACTACCCGCACTAAGCTATATCAGAATATACAAAAACTGAAGTGCTTAGTGAAGTACTTAGCTGAATCAAAGAATCACTCACCTAAAAACAGAATGGAAAATAACAAACATAAGTACGAAAGGAGCAGCAATTCCTCGATCAAAAAAGAGAACAATCGTGaccaaaattttgacaGCAGTTTCACGCCCGGAACCTAATCTCCAGAAAAGTGACTCAGTTTGGGTTTCTGCACCTGTATCAGTTTTTCCCGTTAATGATGTCATTTCTAGTAGGCGGTCTGCGTAGGGATATGTACCCGCATTGGTGCACAGTTGATGTTAAAGTCTTGACTGTTGTAAATATTTAGATTTTCATATATAATGCACACAATCATGCCAGGAAGTGCTAGATTCTTTTTGGTAATCCGAGTAGAGTTGATAGTGTCAGAATTGGGCTCATTGTTACCCATATTAGTAATGGTGTGTTCCTTAGAAGAGCTGAGTGatgtgttgcaaaattgttAATTTCACTTTTAGTATATGCTCTCTTGCAATGCCTCAAATGGGTGATGTGACATAAGAACAATTTTCCACATGTCAAACTGTGCAGCAATAGCAATGAACTATAAGTAGATGAAGTCTGCCGTCTCGGTGGAAACTGCATCTATAAAGGCTTGTACATTATTCTTTCAATCATTTAAGTTGTATTTAGTTAGTTGAGATAAATAATGTGCCCACGTATATTCTCCACTAAAAGGCTCAGACGGACACTTTAAATATAAAAGTCATCAAAATAATATGTTATGAAGAAGGTATTGACCCCACCCCCTTATCCACACAAGTGCTTTTAGATCGACTTTGCTTCGCAAAAGAATATGACTACTTCCGGCAACTATTCAGTTGTTTGAATTAACTCGCCCTCTTGTTATATTCTAGTTCCTACAACCAAATATTTGTCGTTATTgcagaaagaaaaagacaCCTCTGGATCACACACTGTTTCGTCCAAAAGATCATTCTcatcttttttatttttatttttattctTGTTCTTCCTCGTGGATAAACAATAAGAGACAAGCTACCAAATACTCCATCAGTTTCTGATTGCTTCGGTAATTCCATAAAAATATACTCTGATAAAAAGATATTTACAATACGAAGCTTAGATCAAATCATTATctgatttttcaaaaacagGCCTCGGTTTTCTGAATTTGACTAAGCCATTCTGCTCTTGAAACTTTTTAGCACTCAGTGAACTAAACGCAGCAATGTCAACGACAGAACTATACGGTGGAGCAATCACAATAAACAAGCTTCCATCATCGTTTATTGATATATCACGAATTAGACAAGTTCCTGACTCACAAGAAGTGTTCATCAATGAAGTCGATAGTACCAATCCCACATTATCTTCATTGCTCACTTATGATCAAGCATTGATTATTGACTTATTAGAACGAGTCAATACCAATGATTATGAATCTGCCATTGCTCAGCATTTGCAAGATTTTGCTCCTGCTGGCGTACATAATAACCCATTGCAAGAATTGCAGATtagtggtggtgatgagACATTATATTTCAGTTATGTTACCTTCAAACCAGAGTATAAGCGTAAAGAGCATAATCAAGCTGAACAAATTatcattttgatttgtttgctCAGATTGGAGAAAGTTGGAACTGATGTATTGATTCAGTATAACTTACCGTTGAAGGTTGAACATCATG
This region of Candida orthopsilosis Co 90-125, chromosome 6 draft sequence genomic DNA includes:
- a CDS encoding Hoc1 protein (protein with similarity to mannosyltransferases), whose protein sequence is MPKYQSSSNNKGRKILIGTALVTFAIIIITFFSGSLTPTKDLQGVISSLPNDKLLGLSNFLSSENSKNQDELLNKIEKLNKKLFQAQDAKINKLEEQNKLILQELKLLKSPPTSASIRDKLTYLYPYDSESKFPAYIWQSWKHGLNDERFDEKFRQGESQWAFKNPGFVHELFNDDTAHTVIKYLYQQVPEVIEAYELLPETIMKMDFFKYLILYAKGGVYADIDTYPLQPIPNWTPENVSPLDIGMIIAIESDSSSPDWRKEQIRRLQFAQFVIQAKPGHPILREAIAQIVEQTSVKKLESLASSGGGPLKLIGNTNEKSLKISQWTGSAIWTDVVFKYFNDYIQSSVFQKVTWKEFHKLQTPKLVSDILVLPVKSFASDVEEPKDGKIEDPLAFVKHYAAKIWKSG
- a CDS encoding Mog1 protein (S. cerevisiae homolog MOG1 has Ran GTPase binding, has role in protein import into nucleus localizes to nucleus) produces the protein MSTTELYGGAITINKLPSSFIDISRIRQVPDSQEVFINEVDSTNPTLSSLLTYDQALIIDLLERVNTNDYESAIAQHLQDFAPAGVHNNPLQELQISGGDETLYFSYVTFKPEYKRKEHNQAEQIIILICLLRLEKVGTDVLIQYNLPLKVEHHGSINFAGGDSEVDKLASERFEWFKNLCTSFKIIDWNLFQ